GTAGGAAGGAATCAGGAGAGAGGTGACGACAATGGCTAAGATCATAGGGATAGACTTGGGCACAAGCAACTCGGCGGCGGCTGTAATGGAGGGGGGCAGGCCCACCATCATTCCAAGCGCAGAGGGGACAAGCATAGGAGGGAAGGCATTCCCATCATATGTCGCGATGACCAAGGACGGACAACTGCTCGTCGGTGAGCCAGCGAGACGCCAGGCGGTCTCCAACCCAGAGGGGACGATAGCGGCGATCAAGAGGAAGATGGGGACGGACTACAAGGTCACGGTCTTTGGGAAAGAGTACACACCACAGCAGATCTCGGCCTTCATCCTTCAGAAGATAAAAAGGGACGCCGAGGCGTATCTGGGCGAGCCGGTGACGCAGGCGGTCATAACCGTCCCGGCCTATTTCAATGACAATCAGAGGACCGCGACCAAGGATGCGGGGGCCATAGCGGGCCTCGAGGTCGTGAGGATCATCAACGAGCCCACCGCCGCGGCATTGGCCTATGGTCTGGACAAGGCCAAGCAATCGCAGAAGATCATGGTCTTCGACCTGGGAGGAGGGACACTTGATGTCACCATCATGGACTTCAGTGAAGGGGTCTTCGAGGTCGTCGCCACGAGCGGGGACACCCAGCTAGGCGGTACCGACATGGACGAGGCCCTGATCAAATATGTCACGAACCAGTTCATGAAAGAGAGCGGTATAGACCTCACCAAGGACAAGATGGCGATGTGGCGTGTCCGTGAGGCGTGCGAGAAGGCGAAGATCGAGCTTTCCAGCACGATGCAGACGGAGATCAACCTCCCATTCATCTCGGCCGATGCGACAGGTCCGAAGCACCTGTCGATGAACATCAACCGGGCCACACTGGAAGAGCTGGTAGGACCGATCGTCGAGCGCTGCCGTGGACCTATGATGAACGCGCTCAGGGACGCAAAACTAGAGCCAGACAAGATCGACGCGGTCATCCTGGTGGGCGGGCCGACCCGCATGCCCATCGTGCAGAAGTTCGTCGAGAAGGTCGTCGGCAACAAGATCCAGCGCGGAGTGGACCCGATGGAGTGCGTCGCGATGGGCGCCGCGATTCAGGCAGCTGTTCTGTCAGGGGAGGTCAAGGACGTCCTGCTGCTGGACGTCACGCCCCTTTCTCTGAGCATCGAGACCCTTGGCGGTGTTGCTACGAAGCTGATCGAGAGGAACACCACCATACCGACCAGAAAGTCGCAGATATTCTCGACCGCCGCTGATGGCCAGACAAGCGTCGAGATCCATGTGGTGCAGGGAGAGAGACCGATGGCCGCCGACAACACATCATTAGGAAAGTTCACGCTGAGCGGGATCCCGCCAGCGCCGAGGGGAGTGCCCCAGATAGAAGTGACCTTCGACATCGACGCCAATGGCATAATCAATGTTTCCGCGAAGGACCTGGGGACCAACAAACAGGCATCGATCACGATCACGTCGAGCAACAAGCTCACCAAGGAGCAGATCGAGCAGATGATCAAGAACGCGGAGATGTTCGCCGACGCCGACAGGAAACAAAAAGAGCGCGTGGAGACCGTCAACCAGGCGGACCAGCTGATCTACACCACAGAGAAGGCGCTCCAAGAGCTCGGAGGACAGGCGACCAATGAGGAGAGGGTCAAGATCGAGCAGGCCATAGCGGACCTGAAGGACGTACTGAAGAACAAGGACTCCACCACCCAGATGATCAGGTCAAAGATGGACGCACTGTCGAAGGAGTTCTATTCGATCTCGGCCCGGATATATCAGAACGTCCAGAAACAACAGGCTGACCAGGCCCAGCAACCGAAGCAGCCGGGTCCGGACGGCACCGTCGACGCCGAGTACAAGATCATCGATGACGATGAGAAGAAGTAAAGGGATCTGGACCACATGGCCGACAAGCGAGATTATTACGAGGTCCTCGGAGTCCAGAGGACAGCGTCAGAGGACGACATCAAAAAGGCGTACAGGCAGCTGGCACGCCAATATCACCCTGATGTCACAAAGGACGACCCAAAGGTCGCCGAAGAGAAGTTCAAGGAGATCTCCGAGGCCTATGAAGTGCTCATAGACCCTGAAAAAAGGAAGCTCTACGACAGGTACGGCCATGCTGGTGTCTCGCAGCAGTTCCACGATGGCAACTTCAACTGGGCCGATTTCTCGCACGCGGACGACCTGAGGGACATATTCGGAAGCAGCGGCTTCAGCTTCGGCGGGGACCTGTTCGATATGTTCTTTGGAGGTGGCCATCGGCGCGGGCCTAGGCAAGGTTCGCATCTGAGGTACGATGTCGAGATCTCCCTCGAAGAGGCCGCAAAGGGCCTGGAGAAGGAGATCAAGGTGCCGATGACGACCAGCTGCGAGAGGTGCGACGGCACCGGTTCGAAGAGCAAGAAGCGGTCCCAGTGCGCACAGTGCGGGGGAAGGGGACAGGTCCAACGCGTCGAGCGCAGGGGCATGGTCCAGTCAGTGACAATAGTGACCTGTCCCAAGTGCCATGGATCAGGTATGGACATCTCGGACCCATGCCCTGAATGCGATGGGAGAGGCCAGGTCCGAAGGCCCAGGACGATCAAGATAACGATACCGAAAGGTGTGGACTCGGGAATGACCTTCAGGGTACCAGGGGCAGGCGAGCCAAGCCCGAACGGAGGGCCCCCTGGGGACCTTCTCGTGTTCGTCCGCGTGAAGGAGCACGAGGTGTTCAAGCGCGATGGGCCTAACCTCTACATAGAGGTCCCCATCTCGTTCGTCGATGCCGCCCTAGGTACGGACCTGGAGGTCCCTACCATATCTGGAAAGGCATCGCTCAATATCCCCCCTGGGACCCAGACGGACACCGTCTTCAAGCTCAAAGGACAAGGATTGGACATCATCGGCGGCAGAGGGAAGGGAGACCAGTATGTCCAGGTCAAGGTAAAGGTCCCTAAGAAGCTGAGCAACGAGCAGAGGGAGCTCCTCAGGAGGTTCGCAGAGCTGGAGGAGAACCCGCGCAAAGGCATCTTCGGCAAGTTCAAGGTCTAAAACATCGGATGCTATCTGCTAGCACGATTCTGGAAACAGTTATTAGTATAATACGGGCTCGGGCATTCTCCAAGGAGAGGGCCGGCCGTGCACGTTCCAAGCTTCAGGAGGTCATTCCAAGGGTATGACCGAAGGGTCTGGACGCTGTTCTATGGCAGGATAATGACGGCGACGGGGTTCGCCATGGTCATCCCGTTCCTGTCGATGTACCTCCATAACGACCTGGGGATCAGGATGTCATTGGTGGGGCTCCTTCTCCTTGTCACCTCTTTGGTAGGCTCGATGGGCAACATCATCGGCGGTGAGATAGCTGACAGGTTGGGACGAAAGAACATAATGACGGCCGCGCTCCTATGGAGGGCAGCGGCGTTCGTGCTGATCGCCATCGCCATCGGTACCGAGCAGAGCTACCTGGTCATTGCTGGCCTGGTCACATTGAGCAGTTTTGGAGGGTCTTTGTTCGACCCCGCGTCGAACGCGATGATAGCGGACGTTGTGGCACCGGCGAAGAGGCTGGAGGCATACGGGCTGCTCCGGATAGGTCAGAACATCGGTTGGGCGGCCGGTCCCATGGTCGGAGGGATCTTGAGCATCTGGCTTCCATTTTCCACCCTGTTCATTCTCTCCTCGGCCGCTACGATGGGCGTGGCTGTTTTCATCTATCTGAACATAACCGAGTCACTGGACCGGGGCAAGGTCGGCGGACGGTTCCGGCTCACCGACATCGGGGGGGTCACCCGCGATTCCATGTTCATGGCCTTCTGTCTGGTGTCCATCTCTTTGTTCATGATGTTCGGACAGA
This genomic window from Methanomassiliicoccales archaeon contains:
- the dnaK gene encoding molecular chaperone DnaK, producing MAKIIGIDLGTSNSAAAVMEGGRPTIIPSAEGTSIGGKAFPSYVAMTKDGQLLVGEPARRQAVSNPEGTIAAIKRKMGTDYKVTVFGKEYTPQQISAFILQKIKRDAEAYLGEPVTQAVITVPAYFNDNQRTATKDAGAIAGLEVVRIINEPTAAALAYGLDKAKQSQKIMVFDLGGGTLDVTIMDFSEGVFEVVATSGDTQLGGTDMDEALIKYVTNQFMKESGIDLTKDKMAMWRVREACEKAKIELSSTMQTEINLPFISADATGPKHLSMNINRATLEELVGPIVERCRGPMMNALRDAKLEPDKIDAVILVGGPTRMPIVQKFVEKVVGNKIQRGVDPMECVAMGAAIQAAVLSGEVKDVLLLDVTPLSLSIETLGGVATKLIERNTTIPTRKSQIFSTAADGQTSVEIHVVQGERPMAADNTSLGKFTLSGIPPAPRGVPQIEVTFDIDANGIINVSAKDLGTNKQASITITSSNKLTKEQIEQMIKNAEMFADADRKQKERVETVNQADQLIYTTEKALQELGGQATNEERVKIEQAIADLKDVLKNKDSTTQMIRSKMDALSKEFYSISARIYQNVQKQQADQAQQPKQPGPDGTVDAEYKIIDDDEKK
- the dnaJ gene encoding molecular chaperone DnaJ; translation: MADKRDYYEVLGVQRTASEDDIKKAYRQLARQYHPDVTKDDPKVAEEKFKEISEAYEVLIDPEKRKLYDRYGHAGVSQQFHDGNFNWADFSHADDLRDIFGSSGFSFGGDLFDMFFGGGHRRGPRQGSHLRYDVEISLEEAAKGLEKEIKVPMTTSCERCDGTGSKSKKRSQCAQCGGRGQVQRVERRGMVQSVTIVTCPKCHGSGMDISDPCPECDGRGQVRRPRTIKITIPKGVDSGMTFRVPGAGEPSPNGGPPGDLLVFVRVKEHEVFKRDGPNLYIEVPISFVDAALGTDLEVPTISGKASLNIPPGTQTDTVFKLKGQGLDIIGGRGKGDQYVQVKVKVPKKLSNEQRELLRRFAELEENPRKGIFGKFKV
- a CDS encoding MFS transporter, translated to MHVPSFRRSFQGYDRRVWTLFYGRIMTATGFAMVIPFLSMYLHNDLGIRMSLVGLLLLVTSLVGSMGNIIGGEIADRLGRKNIMTAALLWRAAAFVLIAIAIGTEQSYLVIAGLVTLSSFGGSLFDPASNAMIADVVAPAKRLEAYGLLRIGQNIGWAAGPMVGGILSIWLPFSTLFILSSAATMGVAVFIYLNITESLDRGKVGGRFRLTDIGGVTRDSMFMAFCLVSISLFMMFGQMSSSYAVYSTDRLSVTESQVALLWTWNGILVIFLQMPLARWISRFRMSSMVAAGSLMYAVGYGMVGMAPIFSSGELAFGMSERYLYLVLNMTIVTMGEMFVSPASMNLVANMSPENERGRYMGVFGLASSIGFSLGPFTGSVILDVFYSSDVLVWALIGMLGVVAAVGYTILGKKLGAERDSSTPRA